A region from the Methanobacterium sp. genome encodes:
- a CDS encoding monovalent cation/H+ antiporter complex subunit F has protein sequence MDILQISEYILIAALAFYAIATIRIATRKTISMGIVGLLGLSIAVATILILVNNIYGIAFCKDIAYALVILGPIGTIAFSKVIRGW, from the coding sequence ATGGATATACTACAGATATCTGAATATATTTTAATAGCAGCACTAGCATTTTACGCAATTGCAACAATAAGAATTGCAACCAGAAAAACCATATCCATGGGAATTGTAGGATTGCTTGGTTTGAGTATAGCGGTGGCAACTATACTAATTTTAGTCAATAATATTTATGGAATAGCTTTTTGTAAAGATATAGCTTATGCACTGGTTATTTTAGGTCCAATTGGTACTATAGCGTTTTCAAAGGTTATAAGAGGATGGTAA
- a CDS encoding cation:proton antiporter (subunit G of antiporter complex involved in resistance to high concentrations of Na+, K+, Li+ and/or alkali), producing the protein MADIITLIKSAIMIIAAVLIVLTAFGIIRYKDDVERILYARVHMLGVADMACIVALLALDEPLLAVTYFFLTPFASHAIANAYYYGEESR; encoded by the coding sequence GTGGCAGATATAATTACTTTGATAAAATCAGCGATAATGATAATAGCAGCAGTGCTTATAGTCCTTACTGCATTTGGAATTATAAGATATAAGGACGATGTAGAAAGAATACTCTATGCCAGAGTTCATATGCTTGGTGTGGCGGATATGGCATGTATTGTAGCATTACTTGCCCTGGATGAGCCACTTTTAGCAGTTACATATTTCTTCCTTACACCTTTTGCATCCCATGCTATAGCCAATGCATATTATTATGGGGAGGAATCAAGATGA
- a CDS encoding DUF4040 domain-containing protein, with the protein MIEYILMIVAILGAVIALTQRDLLKAAILTGIAGAAIAFLFQFLLAPDVALTQAIVGTAIVPVFFALAVKKTRRMEED; encoded by the coding sequence ATGATTGAATACATATTAATGATTGTAGCTATTTTAGGGGCTGTTATAGCACTTACTCAAAGAGATCTCCTTAAAGCTGCAATATTAACTGGAATTGCAGGAGCTGCAATTGCTTTCCTATTCCAATTTTTACTGGCTCCCGATGTAGCATTAACCCAGGCCATAGTAGGTACTGCCATAGTTCCAGTATTCTTTGCACTGGCCGTTAAAAAGACACGTAGAATGGAGGAAGACTAA
- a CDS encoding cation:proton antiporter subunit C: MILDPQLGSFFTAGALIIIGLFASIFIDNLIKKVIGLLFIADGVNLFIVAMGYKAGGIVYILLPEMTVDWFAQNAAYPLPFALVLTSIVIGASTLAVMLGLIIVLYKKHGSIKASKILGE; this comes from the coding sequence ATGATTTTAGACCCACAACTCGGATCATTCTTTACAGCAGGAGCATTGATAATAATAGGCTTATTTGCATCCATTTTCATTGATAACTTAATTAAAAAGGTAATAGGGCTTTTATTTATTGCAGATGGAGTAAATCTTTTCATAGTTGCAATGGGTTATAAAGCAGGTGGAATTGTTTACATTCTCCTTCCGGAAATGACTGTAGATTGGTTTGCTCAAAATGCAGCGTATCCCCTACCATTTGCTTTAGTTCTAACAAGCATTGTAATTGGAGCAAGTACGCTTGCTGTAATGCTCGGTTTAATAATAGTACTATATAAAAAACACGGATCCATAAAAGCATCAAAAATTCTTGGAGAGTAA
- the ehbF gene encoding energy conserving hydrogenase EhbF produces MNPLIPLMVIIPIACALLLNLLHKNDRTVKVIAIIIALVLPIIPLITSYGPHYFGGYAPLVENPTIAQGLPAYITASALNVFHPAITYLFGNAQKLLVFILGLIAFLSILTSLNETKKPSGVYAFLMFMGVASVTAILLTDDIFNLYVFFEILAVTQVGVVVASKIKGNYETALNYMILGSIASPLLLLGVALLLGVTGNVNITDIIYSLKTGLVDPQNPVLLMACCLITFGWLYGSGLPPFHTIKSAVYSKALPHGAALLQAFSVFTLVALGVIIFRIFSYLPFSKVFIIAISLAAMILSITMALMQTDIKRIIGFLAVGELGYIGIGLGLGTAMSITAGLFQAVNEAIITAFLFIGFGTILYKTRESDIRKLGGMMVEAPKVALLVLLAGLAMAGVPPLNAFQSKLMLIQSSLDAGIPELGIIMILLSIVTFMTFMKAFYAIYMRPKPRDLEIKNGRIPKATIFSMVVFLIVCIIFGLFPSIVTNFLQVLANSLI; encoded by the coding sequence ATGAATCCACTGATACCATTAATGGTTATAATTCCAATTGCTTGTGCATTGCTTTTAAATCTGCTTCATAAAAATGATCGGACAGTAAAAGTAATTGCAATTATCATTGCATTGGTTTTACCAATTATACCTTTAATTACAAGTTATGGTCCTCACTATTTCGGAGGATATGCCCCTCTGGTTGAAAATCCAACAATAGCACAAGGATTACCAGCATACATAACCGCTTCAGCTTTAAATGTATTCCACCCGGCCATAACATATTTATTTGGTAATGCTCAGAAGCTATTAGTATTTATATTGGGTTTAATTGCATTTTTATCCATATTAACATCGCTAAATGAAACAAAGAAACCATCAGGAGTATATGCATTCCTGATGTTCATGGGAGTTGCTTCAGTAACCGCAATTCTCCTTACAGATGACATATTCAACCTGTATGTTTTCTTTGAAATATTAGCAGTGACTCAAGTGGGAGTTGTAGTAGCATCAAAAATTAAAGGGAATTATGAAACTGCCTTAAACTATATGATTTTAGGAAGCATCGCTTCACCACTTTTATTACTTGGAGTAGCTCTCCTTTTAGGAGTTACAGGTAACGTTAACATTACCGATATAATCTATTCATTAAAAACTGGCCTTGTAGACCCACAAAACCCCGTATTACTCATGGCATGTTGTCTTATAACATTTGGATGGCTTTATGGTTCAGGGCTTCCACCATTCCACACCATAAAGTCAGCAGTATACAGTAAAGCTTTACCACATGGAGCTGCCTTACTTCAAGCATTCTCTGTGTTTACACTCGTGGCACTTGGGGTCATTATCTTTAGAATATTCTCATATTTGCCATTTTCAAAAGTATTTATAATAGCTATTTCACTTGCTGCAATGATACTAAGTATAACAATGGCATTAATGCAAACTGATATTAAAAGAATTATTGGTTTCCTTGCAGTTGGAGAACTTGGTTATATTGGAATAGGTCTTGGATTAGGAACAGCGATGAGTATAACTGCAGGTCTTTTCCAGGCTGTAAATGAAGCTATAATAACAGCATTCTTATTTATAGGGTTTGGTACAATTCTCTATAAAACTCGTGAAAGCGATATAAGGAAACTTGGAGGAATGATGGTAGAAGCTCCTAAAGTTGCACTGTTGGTACTTTTGGCAGGGCTTGCAATGGCCGGTGTACCCCCATTAAACGCTTTCCAGAGTAAATTAATGCTGATTCAATCATCTTTAGATGCAGGAATACCTGAACTCGGCATAATCATGATACTTCTAAGTATTGTGACTTTCATGACATTTATGAAGGCATTTTATGCCATTTACATGCGCCCTAAACCGCGTGATCTTGAAATTAAAAATGGAAGGATACCTAAAGCAACCATATTCTCAATGGTTGTATTTCTAATCGTGTGTATTATATTTGGTCTTTTCCCATCCATCGTGACCAATTTCTTACAGGTACTTGCAAATAGTTTGATATAA
- a CDS encoding energy-converting hydrogenase B subunit G, EhbG — MSLYDIIINKIKKVQGETEKDEPVTSIMASSTLAAEITLLSSLLVAVIMLRFLNTALMIFVVLILIAAAVFAMPIMPKLKREQNDSLNGMVFYVILALGIIVTLFYWGSLNV; from the coding sequence ATGAGCCTTTATGATATTATAATAAATAAAATTAAAAAAGTTCAGGGAGAAACTGAAAAAGATGAACCTGTAACCAGCATCATGGCTTCATCAACATTAGCAGCAGAAATAACGCTATTATCCTCTCTTTTAGTCGCAGTGATAATGCTAAGATTCCTTAACACTGCTCTGATGATATTTGTGGTTCTTATATTGATAGCTGCAGCAGTTTTTGCCATGCCAATAATGCCCAAATTAAAAAGAGAACAAAACGATTCATTAAATGGAATGGTATTTTATGTAATTTTGGCACTTGGTATTATTGTAACATTGTTCTACTGGGGGAGTCTAAATGTCTGA
- a CDS encoding EhbH yields the protein MSEGIRNLIASISLALFAVTLFQAIYEFKQILNPGISNLYNWIGPNIAPNMVTDVIFDFRGYDTLGEALILVTAVVVVLLIFGRGMVDLGGKEEDEEEGK from the coding sequence ATGTCTGAAGGAATAAGAAACCTTATTGCCAGTATTTCGCTGGCTTTATTTGCTGTTACATTATTTCAAGCAATATACGAATTTAAACAAATATTAAATCCCGGAATCAGTAATCTTTATAACTGGATAGGCCCAAACATTGCCCCTAACATGGTTACGGATGTAATATTTGACTTTAGAGGATATGATACCCTTGGGGAAGCTTTGATACTTGTAACTGCAGTTGTTGTTGTATTATTAATATTTGGAAGAGGAATGGTAGATCTTGGAGGAAAAGAAGAGGATGAGGAGGAAGGTAAATGA
- a CDS encoding MnhB domain-containing protein produces MSTILKLFVFPISLIIICLGINTILGGHITPGGGFQGGAMIAGGLIFCIVVYGLKESPFKLSHNFLASLESAGALTFVLFGVAGLLFSGFYLYNLGVDLYGIIPPAIKGIFNYPDPIGAGIIPYLNFAVGIKVLVGLSAVVIAFLESDKIIGENEQ; encoded by the coding sequence ATGAGTACAATCCTTAAATTATTCGTATTTCCAATATCCCTTATAATTATATGTTTAGGAATTAACACAATACTTGGAGGCCACATAACTCCAGGTGGAGGGTTTCAAGGAGGTGCAATGATTGCAGGAGGATTAATATTCTGTATTGTTGTTTACGGCCTTAAAGAGAGTCCTTTTAAGCTTTCCCATAACTTTTTAGCTTCACTTGAGAGTGCTGGGGCTTTGACATTTGTACTTTTTGGAGTTGCAGGCCTATTATTCTCAGGATTTTATCTATATAATTTAGGGGTCGATCTTTATGGCATAATTCCCCCTGCAATAAAAGGCATTTTTAATTATCCGGATCCAATAGGTGCTGGAATCATACCTTACCTGAACTTCGCAGTAGGTATTAAAGTTTTAGTAGGATTAAGTGCTGTGGTAATAGCTTTCTTGGAAAGTGATAAAATTATTGGAGAGAATGAACAATGA
- a CDS encoding energy-converting hydrogenase B subunit J codes for MIFYIGPMALGLLMGFILGTRIKPVPESNLKFDKEVYAIVLIAAIAVAYYLGPFPYYKDIPLASGFVAAIIGIMIGKLTFGR; via the coding sequence ATGATTTTCTACATCGGTCCAATGGCATTAGGATTATTAATGGGATTCATACTAGGGACACGGATTAAACCTGTTCCTGAAAGTAATTTAAAATTTGACAAAGAAGTTTATGCAATTGTTTTAATTGCAGCAATAGCAGTAGCATATTACCTTGGACCTTTCCCTTACTATAAAGATATTCCACTTGCATCAGGATTTGTTGCAGCTATTATTGGGATAATGATTGGAAAATTAACATTTGGAAGGTAA
- a CDS encoding 4Fe-4S binding protein has translation MFLSTNKCEGIGECIKECPTGAIRLIEGKAFSCITCGACAEACPNRAIFKNKYGGYVVDRAKCNACGVCELTCPINNIKIEGDMVKGICSRCGLCADICPINARVDAYDLIEDRQIKLLEALNLTIQPPVKAKKGEEIAQRINVITDAEKCALCGRCEYYCPTDAIIVDTEPGICTECKVCEDVCPAEAIIDNTIDPEKCTLCLKCVKECPNNAMYVEDFKVNIRKPEEGEKIDGTIISCLNCGLCAESCEQGALKIVEGKLRYDPSLCDDCDDMKCLDACPVGILRESDEDERRIKGYCVSCGRCVKACDLNEARSFQTVIWEGKISKDCISCGICAEQCPRDAITLKRGSISVDLGKCALCEKCAIHCPQDAIPLTTMRKKSIKDGFVFVENKLCMNCKLCMKTCPEEAIYEDEKGRLTVDDSKCIYCGACNNVCPARAILFEREFEVSQ, from the coding sequence ATGTTTTTATCAACTAATAAATGCGAAGGCATTGGAGAATGTATCAAAGAATGTCCGACAGGTGCAATAAGATTGATAGAGGGCAAAGCATTTAGCTGTATCACCTGCGGCGCTTGTGCAGAAGCATGTCCTAATAGAGCCATATTCAAAAACAAATATGGAGGATATGTTGTAGACAGGGCAAAATGTAATGCATGCGGAGTTTGCGAATTAACATGCCCCATAAATAACATCAAAATCGAAGGAGACATGGTAAAAGGAATCTGTTCAAGATGCGGATTATGCGCAGACATATGCCCGATTAATGCTCGGGTTGATGCATATGATCTGATTGAAGACCGCCAAATTAAACTCCTGGAAGCGCTGAATTTAACAATACAACCGCCTGTAAAAGCAAAGAAAGGGGAAGAAATAGCCCAGAGAATTAACGTGATTACCGATGCAGAAAAATGTGCCCTTTGCGGTAGATGTGAATATTACTGCCCAACAGATGCTATAATAGTTGATACTGAACCTGGAATCTGCACAGAGTGCAAAGTATGTGAAGATGTTTGTCCTGCAGAAGCCATCATAGATAACACAATAGATCCTGAAAAATGTACATTATGTCTTAAATGCGTTAAGGAATGTCCTAATAACGCAATGTATGTTGAAGATTTTAAGGTGAATATCAGAAAACCTGAAGAAGGAGAAAAGATTGATGGAACCATAATTTCGTGCCTGAACTGCGGTTTATGTGCTGAATCATGTGAACAAGGAGCCTTGAAGATAGTGGAAGGTAAACTACGCTATGACCCTTCACTTTGCGATGACTGCGATGATATGAAATGTCTGGATGCATGTCCAGTGGGTATTTTAAGAGAATCTGATGAAGATGAGCGCAGAATAAAAGGATATTGTGTTTCATGCGGTAGATGTGTTAAAGCTTGCGATCTTAATGAAGCAAGAAGCTTCCAGACTGTTATATGGGAAGGAAAAATATCGAAAGATTGTATATCTTGTGGTATATGTGCAGAGCAGTGCCCACGAGATGCTATAACTCTTAAAAGAGGTAGTATCAGCGTAGATCTTGGAAAATGTGCATTATGTGAAAAATGTGCAATTCACTGCCCTCAGGATGCAATTCCCCTAACCACCATGCGCAAAAAATCAATAAAAGACGGATTTGTATTTGTGGAAAATAAACTATGCATGAACTGTAAACTATGCATGAAAACCTGTCCAGAGGAAGCTATTTACGAAGATGAAAAAGGAAGACTTACTGTAGATGATTCAAAATGCATATATTGTGGTGCATGTAACAATGTGTGCCCTGCAAGAGCGATATTATTCGAAAGAGAATTTGAGGTATCACAATGA
- a CDS encoding 4Fe-4S binding protein — protein MKNLVRIILEGTYSNVKRIMFASDRVTDMELRSKILEGRIVPTDKVAEESCIGCAGCKNVCPTGAIEMVKLDEPVELMEGLIKEEIPVIDSLKCVNCYYCHDFCPLYALFGEAGTIHPNDVGDVNPDVREMLEKPVKISDDKLAYIAKFLSDTAILRKRQDQENSK, from the coding sequence ATGAAAAATTTAGTTAGAATTATACTGGAGGGAACGTATAGCAACGTAAAAAGGATTATGTTCGCTTCAGACAGAGTAACCGACATGGAACTTCGAAGCAAAATCCTTGAAGGTCGAATTGTGCCTACAGATAAAGTCGCTGAAGAATCATGTATAGGATGTGCAGGATGTAAAAATGTATGCCCAACAGGCGCAATTGAAATGGTAAAACTTGATGAACCTGTTGAATTAATGGAAGGACTAATAAAAGAGGAAATACCAGTTATAGATAGCCTAAAATGTGTAAACTGCTATTATTGCCATGATTTTTGTCCGCTTTATGCTTTATTTGGAGAAGCAGGCACTATACATCCAAATGATGTTGGAGATGTAAATCCTGATGTAAGAGAAATGCTGGAAAAACCAGTTAAAATATCTGATGATAAACTGGCTTATATCGCCAAATTTCTCTCTGACACAGCAATATTAAGAAAAAGACAGGATCAAGAAAATTCAAAATAA
- a CDS encoding NADH-quinone oxidoreductase subunit B family protein, protein MGLKSYSRARAVHVMLVYTGGCNGCDIEIVNCILSPKYDAEQYKVFLTWNPREADVLVVTGPVTKHVEEPLKAIYEAIPEPKAVVAAGACATMGGVYKNIHGDIPSEEISGPVDEIIPVAAKVPGCAVRPEDVLSGVVAALPLLLNAE, encoded by the coding sequence TTGGGTTTAAAATCATATTCAAGAGCAAGAGCCGTGCACGTAATGCTTGTATATACTGGAGGATGCAACGGATGCGATATAGAAATAGTAAACTGTATACTTTCACCAAAATACGATGCAGAACAATATAAAGTCTTTTTAACATGGAATCCGAGGGAAGCTGACGTGCTTGTCGTAACAGGGCCTGTTACAAAGCATGTAGAAGAGCCATTAAAAGCAATTTATGAAGCAATACCTGAACCTAAAGCTGTTGTTGCAGCAGGTGCCTGTGCAACAATGGGTGGTGTCTACAAGAACATTCATGGAGACATACCCTCTGAAGAGATATCAGGACCGGTTGATGAAATTATACCTGTTGCTGCTAAAGTTCCAGGATGTGCAGTTAGACCTGAAGATGTACTCTCAGGAGTAGTTGCAGCATTACCTTTACTATTAAATGCAGAATAA
- a CDS encoding nickel-dependent hydrogenase large subunit: MDNNNKITTQVIETEVPMGTVHSAALEPYRLRLFVEDEIVRDAELTIGVNHRGIERIMEGLPVEKANSLTEKVCGICSNSHIWNSCLVAEKGLEIDVPPRAEYIRIIMEELERLHSHLLYLAHGSEVLGHETFSMRLFYIRETVMELLRMIGGNRVQYGASIIGGVRPRCELNEMRIQKIKEGMDYIEEKVLEFADRFIRDPMVMSRISGIGAITKADARRLATTGPTLRATGIEVDLRRDMEQYEPFEFDVITQDTGDVKANLLMRVLEIPESIKIIRQAIKDLPEGKITNRSWEMQDTGIIRSYIEVPRGKLYHSYKIEDGRLRNSIIRTPSITNINTMEFACIGTHITDAQLAVVQCDPCFTCTDRAIQIVDHPFRKNRII; the protein is encoded by the coding sequence ATGGATAATAATAACAAAATCACAACTCAAGTAATCGAAACAGAAGTTCCAATGGGTACTGTTCACTCTGCCGCTTTAGAACCTTACAGACTGCGGTTATTCGTTGAAGATGAAATTGTAAGAGACGCTGAATTAACAATAGGTGTTAATCATAGAGGAATTGAAAGAATAATGGAAGGATTACCTGTTGAAAAGGCAAATAGCCTTACAGAAAAAGTATGTGGTATCTGTTCCAATAGCCATATCTGGAACTCATGTCTTGTAGCTGAAAAAGGGCTTGAGATTGATGTTCCTCCACGTGCAGAATATATCAGAATTATCATGGAAGAACTGGAAAGATTACACAGCCACCTTCTCTACCTTGCCCACGGTAGCGAAGTACTGGGGCATGAAACATTTTCAATGAGACTCTTCTATATTAGAGAAACCGTTATGGAACTTCTCCGTATGATTGGAGGTAACCGTGTACAATATGGAGCTTCAATCATTGGTGGCGTAAGACCCAGATGTGAACTAAATGAAATGAGAATCCAGAAGATCAAAGAGGGTATGGACTATATTGAAGAAAAAGTTCTTGAATTTGCAGATAGATTCATTAGAGATCCAATGGTCATGTCCCGTATAAGCGGTATAGGAGCTATTACAAAAGCCGATGCTCGAAGATTAGCCACAACCGGCCCTACTCTTAGAGCAACAGGTATAGAAGTGGATTTAAGACGTGACATGGAACAATATGAACCTTTTGAATTCGATGTGATCACTCAGGATACTGGAGATGTTAAAGCAAACCTTCTTATGCGTGTCCTTGAAATCCCAGAAAGTATAAAAATAATTAGACAAGCCATTAAAGACCTTCCTGAAGGAAAAATAACAAACAGAAGCTGGGAAATGCAGGATACAGGCATTATAAGGAGTTACATCGAAGTTCCAAGAGGTAAACTTTATCACTCTTATAAAATTGAAGATGGGAGATTAAGAAATTCAATAATTAGGACACCTTCCATAACAAATATAAATACAATGGAGTTTGCATGTATAGGAACGCACATTACAGATGCACAATTAGCAGTAGTTCAATGTGATCCATGCTTTACATGCACCGACCGTGCGATACAAATAGTGGATCATCCATTTAGGAAAAATAGAATTATATAA
- a CDS encoding NADH-quinone oxidoreductase subunit H, whose product MQIVDTDISMILISLAAVIGTLIVAFAVSVWLPGIERKFVQARIQQRVGPPISSPGFMAPIKFFFKQAMTPNSPMPQLYNALPLISLIIVVFILLFLMPQMYFLGALASIIAVVGLLKVEEIMYMFMGSLSKSVLSVNMPFPDLVKGAKHVDATRSFIEEISTLRAFRLIAFGSFPLYIALFVPVAMARSIYLKDIIAFQQLNGPVLFTVAGAIGAIVYFIGFMILMNEYPFAIMKTKADVMEGPYLEYMSKYRAYTYITRGFLIFVLASLFATMFLGIPPNIFNPGILVTIAVAILFPVFMAVMSAFSPIFTFRQFYPVVAATSILGVLAIVAAFL is encoded by the coding sequence ATGCAAATAGTGGATACTGATATATCAATGATTTTAATTTCGCTAGCAGCAGTGATTGGAACGTTAATCGTAGCGTTTGCAGTTAGTGTATGGCTTCCAGGTATTGAAAGAAAATTCGTTCAAGCAAGAATACAGCAGAGAGTCGGCCCTCCAATTTCAAGTCCCGGATTTATGGCCCCAATTAAATTCTTCTTTAAACAGGCAATGACTCCAAACTCTCCTATGCCCCAATTATACAATGCACTCCCTTTAATCAGTTTAATCATAGTGGTGTTTATATTATTATTCCTAATGCCCCAAATGTACTTTTTAGGTGCTTTAGCAAGCATTATAGCTGTTGTAGGGTTACTTAAAGTTGAAGAGATTATGTACATGTTTATGGGTTCACTATCAAAATCAGTGTTATCAGTGAATATGCCCTTTCCAGACCTTGTAAAAGGCGCTAAACATGTTGATGCAACAAGATCATTTATCGAAGAGATCAGTACCCTCAGAGCATTCCGTCTTATAGCATTTGGGTCATTCCCATTGTACATTGCGCTTTTCGTGCCTGTTGCAATGGCTAGAAGTATATACCTTAAAGATATAATTGCATTCCAACAGTTAAACGGGCCAGTACTCTTTACTGTAGCGGGAGCTATAGGTGCAATTGTCTATTTCATCGGTTTCATGATATTAATGAATGAATACCCATTTGCAATAATGAAAACCAAAGCAGATGTCATGGAAGGGCCATATCTTGAGTATATGTCCAAATATAGGGCATACACCTACATCACAAGAGGATTTCTGATATTTGTACTTGCAAGTCTGTTTGCAACAATGTTCCTTGGAATACCACCAAATATATTCAACCCAGGAATACTGGTAACAATTGCAGTAGCCATATTATTCCCTGTTTTTATGGCCGTTATGAGTGCATTTTCCCCAATATTCACATTCAGACAGTTTTATCCTGTCGTGGCAGCCACATCAATCTTAGGAGTGCTTGCAATAGTTGCAGCATTCTTATAA
- the ehbP gene encoding energy-converting hydrogenase B subunit EhbP: MKFVVRPLHIISVGGYIVEVDFPYRNIIVVNPTQEPIKIDLPVFTTDWIDKQRKLGLEIIPTKDEDSFLSTFRKAKAKLEKLKAE; this comes from the coding sequence ATGAAATTCGTAGTAAGACCCCTCCACATTATAAGTGTCGGCGGATACATAGTTGAAGTTGATTTCCCTTACAGGAACATTATAGTAGTTAATCCTACACAGGAACCTATCAAAATCGATCTTCCAGTATTTACCACTGACTGGATTGACAAACAAAGAAAATTAGGGCTGGAAATTATTCCAACAAAGGATGAAGACTCGTTTTTAAGTACATTCAGAAAAGCTAAAGCTAAATTGGAAAAATTGAAGGCTGAATAA
- a CDS encoding GMC family oxidoreductase N-terminal domain-containing protein: MRAIVIGTGAGGATAARELANNGYEVIILEAGKPFKPFRRLLSFASPLRRTGLLGNEKNITRLFPPMDTMRSSNDLVLVRGITTGGSTVLSCGNMVRAEHGLKEIGLDLTPEFEEIERNIGIAEFPVKRWRPVTRKMFEVAEKLGLKPKATPKAVDSVKCVSCGLCELGCTTGARWDSRAFLDDAIRAGAVLHTSSPVERVIIEDSQAKGVIVKSRAIKADIVVLAAGGIGTAQILKASGLPAKDNLWADIVLTLGGVLKGANQLKEPPMVWYTKHKDYILSPYLDILSHWFHKPWRDVSIEDRVGIMVKLADIEEGAVFADGKVQKAIKKEDHIHLNEAVDVAKKIMESAGVSGPYINGVHNGGHLGGTVPLKAEDVSSMKPSWLPKDLWVADLSLAPRSQGLPTILLTAALALRVAHKILENERI; encoded by the coding sequence ATGAGGGCAATAGTCATAGGAACTGGTGCTGGGGGAGCAACCGCTGCACGTGAATTAGCAAATAATGGCTATGAAGTTATAATACTGGAGGCAGGAAAACCATTTAAACCATTCAGACGGCTTTTATCATTTGCATCTCCTCTGCGAAGGACTGGCCTTTTAGGAAATGAGAAAAATATCACCCGACTATTTCCTCCGATGGATACAATGCGTTCATCAAATGATCTGGTACTTGTGAGGGGTATAACAACAGGAGGCTCTACTGTACTTTCATGTGGAAATATGGTGCGTGCAGAACATGGGTTAAAGGAAATAGGGCTTGATCTTACACCAGAATTTGAAGAGATTGAAAGAAATATTGGAATAGCTGAATTTCCAGTTAAAAGATGGCGGCCAGTCACCAGAAAGATGTTTGAAGTTGCAGAAAAACTTGGTCTGAAACCAAAAGCTACTCCAAAAGCTGTAGATAGTGTTAAATGCGTATCATGCGGGTTATGTGAACTTGGATGCACTACTGGTGCAAGATGGGATTCCAGAGCCTTTTTAGATGATGCGATCCGTGCAGGTGCAGTTCTACATACCTCGTCACCCGTTGAAAGAGTTATAATTGAAGATAGTCAAGCAAAAGGAGTTATTGTTAAATCAAGAGCCATTAAAGCAGATATTGTAGTTTTAGCTGCAGGGGGAATTGGTACTGCGCAGATACTAAAAGCCTCAGGATTGCCTGCTAAGGATAACTTATGGGCAGATATAGTTCTTACATTAGGTGGAGTCCTTAAGGGGGCAAATCAGCTTAAAGAACCTCCCATGGTGTGGTATACAAAACATAAAGATTATATTCTCTCTCCTTATCTGGATATTCTCTCCCACTGGTTCCATAAACCATGGCGGGATGTTTCTATTGAGGATAGGGTCGGTATTATGGTAAAACTTGCAGATATAGAAGAGGGAGCAGTTTTCGCTGATGGAAAAGTGCAGAAAGCCATTAAAAAAGAGGATCATATTCATCTCAATGAAGCAGTTGATGTAGCTAAAAAAATTATGGAATCTGCCGGTGTTTCAGGTCCTTATATTAATGGTGTACATAATGGGGGTCATTTAGGTGGTACTGTTCCTCTTAAAGCAGAAGATGTTAGTTCGATGAAACCTTCATGGTTACCTAAAGACTTATGGGTTGCTGATCTCTCTTTAGCGCCCCGATCACAGGGTTTACCTACAATATTGCTTACTGCAGCGCTTGCATTAAGGGTTGCCCATAAGATACTTGAAAATGAAAGGATTTAA